The genomic DNA AATAAGCACACAAGCCAAGTTAGGTTTCCAGTGTTTCCAGCAATCATCAACAACTCTCAAACATACAAAACTTTCAAAATGGATGAGAACTGCAGCAACAGACTTTGATTCTTAGTTCATTTAAGCAATACGACTTTGATTCGCGAAATTTCCCCATTTTGTAAGCATCACCAATACAAACATTAATGGCTGCAACATCAGATCTTGACCTACTGTAGACATGATGATGCTAGCTAACGCATAATGTTCAAGTGAAGGCTTATATTCACCCTTGGCATCACAAACAATACCCATAAGTCTTTGGACTGATGCTGCTTATATAGAAGCAGTTGAAGCATTTGCTTTGCGAGTGTCAAGAGCCATTTGACATAACTTCTTAGCCTCATACATGGAGTGGCCTATTTAAACCGAACCCGCTACGCTTACCCACCCCATCTCAGCATCTAGATAATATTTCACAGTCTTACCAATTTGACCGCCTTACCCTTCGTTTAGCTACCTACTAAATTTTTTAAGACATTTAGATTATTTTTACaacaatgaaaaagaacaaaaaCATGTTTGCAACCCAACTTGTTTGTTTGACTCGCATAGAAAATAACCTGTTTAAACACGGACCTGTTACCGATCCCATCTAACCCATATAGTCACCTAACTACACTAATAGTTTTAAAAGACATGATACTTCATATTTGCAGGGTATGTATGTTGAATTAAACATACCAAACCATCTTCCTCTGGTGAAATTCCCCTAACAACCTATCTCAAAGCTGTGGATTTTTCTCCTTAAGAATGTTGCATCTTTCTTGCATAAAACAAAAATCTGATATCATCAATTTCATTTCTTTAGCTAAAATTCATGGTCGTTTTACCCATGATATCGCAATCGTGAATATACACAAATGATTACTTTATTAACTAAAATTTTATAAGAATTAATAAGAAACTTGACTAACATTTGTGGCTTTGTTGAACTTTCCAAACTCTTTCGGGTCATCTCTAGTATCTTCGAAAAGTTCTTCGGGATCCAGCTCCGTCAGTGCCAAGTCGGTGGCTATCTAATTATCAAAGGCAAAGGTTGGAAATGTACATACAGAATTTGTCAGTCTAAGAGGCCAAGATTATCAAATAAAATGATAAGTTGATAACAAATCGTTGCTCTTCGAGCCTAGGGTATCAAATGGTGTCACATAGAGGGATGTACCGGCCGATTttcagtaaaaaaaaatcattgaaTTAAACCTTCACAAATCCTTAGCATGTACTTGCTGATTGGTCCAACCACATCTAGCAGATTCAAATAGATGCTTAAAAAGTTTGAACATGaaaaaaagatcaaattctttacCAAATATATCCAAATTGAAGAAAAGCGTAAAAGTAATTTCAGGTGAGCATTACACCAAACACCTGCTGTTGATTTGTAATTGTTTTCCTTGTTACAAATTTCTTTCATTCATGTAATAAGAGTTTACTCAGAATTTCTGGTTAATTATAATAAATCtctgatttatttatttatctttataAAAATTACCAACCATTACTTGTATGATCTATAACTATGTCCCTTATACTTAACACATGCAAATTTAGATTGTGATGTTATAATTCTcatataaaaataagaaaataagaaaataatGAAAATCAAGTCTTAAATGATGAAAATAATGAACTTTATGTGATTATTAGGTCTTTGTTCTAGCGGTACCAATTTTACGGTGATCTAAAGGCTTTGGATTTAAGTCTAATACAAAGGTAATTCATAATTGACACCCTCGTACTTGAACAAGCCAGATAAAGTGAGTTGTAACTGGCTGAATctaaaacgtgtatgattttTTATTGTGTAGGAGTAACGAGATATGTAAAATATGGATGAATAGTGGAAAATGACATAACGAGTGGGACGTTGTGGCATACACTTGTACTTGTAAGCTATATGCGTTGACTACTTTGACCCGATAATGTTCACACTTAACAAGGTCGTAAACCATGAACATGACCTCCAAAGTCCAACCCACCTCATTTGGCGTCCGGACATGGCCAATTGTAGTTTAACCTACATAACCGTTTGTTACAAAGGTTTCAAGTTGATTAACATGACCAACACCATGCTACCCGTAAGTTATTACCAATTTGACCTAACTAATAGTCAACTCGTTAGCTATTAGTGTTGCTATTCCAGTTAGTTATATTAATGAATCGTTGATGTTAAATTTAGCGACGAATACAAGCTCGCTGATTTGGCGATAAAAAAGTCGGACGCTATGGTGGCTCAAGATGGTTCAAGAGATTTTAGAACGATTCAAAAAGCAATAGATCCCGCGGTTCATCGGAGGCCCAATAGAAGGAATAATACACCAAGTGATCACCCAATGACTAATGAGGTCTAATGCAAAATTCAAACTTTTTAAAAATTTTCCACCTGAAACTAAAACATATATAACCGTAACATTCCTAGCCAAAATGAATGTATTTTTATTGAGTGTTGTATTAATTAAAGTATTGTGTTTTCTAAGAATTATGATCTTTAGATATTACACTTATTTTAGAATATGAAATATTTTAATTCTACTCTAATGTATTGAAATCTATAACTATGAATAAGTTTTAGATTATTAgcatttttattaattaaataattaatgtCTATTGATGGATAAAGTGGTAAAGATAATAAGTTTGACTTAGAAATAACGTTATTAGTAAATCAAGACATCAGTTTATGAATCTCATTTTTTAAGTAGTAAATCAATACATTAgtttatgaatttcatttttaaGGAAACATAGTAAATCAATACGTTAGTTTATGAATCTCACTTAAGGAATAATTACAAAATTAGTCATCTTTGACCATAATTTTTCCAAAACAATTAACAAACACCGAATTTCGTGTTTACTAAAATACTAAGTGGTTGTTTCACATCTTCTGAATggttaaggggctgtttggcaagaTCTGAATAGTTAAGTGTTGAATTAGTAAgtggtctgaaccattaagtgttgaaccagtaagaaggtctgaaccattaagagcatgtataatgtttaatcattcagaggcaaatgtctgaccaattcagattagaggtcttaactatTCAGATTCTGTATAAATcataaccattcagaggcaaatatctgaaccattcagacatctgctcgtgaaacaaacagtatgaaccattaagtgctgaaccagtaagaggtctgaaccattaagggcttcattaagaggtaaacaaaccgcccctaagtgctgaaccagtaagaggtctaaaccattaagcggagaaccagtaagaggtctaaaccattaagagccagtataatgcttaaccgttcagaggcaaatgtttgaccaattcagatttgctcgcaaaacaaacagtctgaaccattaagtactgaaccagtaagatgtctaaACCTTAAAGCGGAGGCTGAGCTGGCAAAATTCACCAAAAGAACGGGCTTAACCGACACTTTTCACCAAATGTATAGGCTTAGCCAACGCTTTCTATCATAAAATGTAGGCTAAATCCTAGCCGTTTCAGTCGATTAAGTTGATATAACGGCTTCTGACCGCAAAAAAAATAGGGATGATTACTTTGGTTAgtctattttggaaaaattttggTCAAATTCGACCATTTTCATAATTTTCCTTTATGATACAAACTCTTACCAATATATGCAATTTTTTTAGTTCCTACTTCTTTTGTAATAAAGCATGTAACCGTTGTGACACAAGCCATGCAATTAACTTattacttattttgatttgatttcGCATTATCTTCAAACTTTGAATATCATGATATAAATATCGATTATAACATGAAGTTTTGTCACCATTTTTACATTATTTACAAATTAATAGCATTTCACTATGAAAGTCACTCTTTTCCTTTGCTTTATTTCACTCCTCCTTTCTTTCTCATCAAAACCAACCACTGTCACCGCCGCTGTCACCGTCGGCACCATAACCTGGTGGTGCCGCCAAACCCCGCACTATAAAACATGCAACCACTATGTCGCTAGACACTACAGCTTCACCGCCCCCATAACGGCTAATCAGTTCCTTGGCATGACCATACAATCAGCCATTGATGAAGCACGTGCGGCTTATAACAAAACTCACATTATCGAGTCCACTTACCCAAACGTCCCGGGTAAAAGCTTGTGGGGTAGCTGCGTTGACTACTTTGACCGGACCGCGTCCACACTTAACATGGCCCTAAACCCTGACCATGACCTCCAACCCACCCCACTAGACGTCCAAACATGGCTTAGCGCAGGTTTAACCTACATAACCGTTTGTCACAAAGGGTTCGAGTTGATTAACATGACCAACACCATGTTACCCGTAATAACTACCATTTTGACCGAACTAATAGTCAACTCTTTAGCTATTAGTGTTACTATTCCATCTAGTAATACTAATGGGCTTGCTAATGTGAATTTTAGCGACGAATACAATCTTGCTGATTTGGCGAATGAAAAGCCCGACGTTGTGGTGGCTAAAGATGGTTCGGGTGACTTTACATCCATTCAAAAAGCAGTTGATTATGCGATGATTCACCGCATGCCCAGAAAGAGGTTAGTGATTTACGTGAAAGCTGGTATTTATAAAGAATACGTGGAGATACCAGAGACAGTTAAGTATATCACGATGTATGGTGACGGAATAAATAAGACGATCATAACTGGTAACCGACATTGTGGTGGTGACATGCTCAAGACCTCAAAGGCTGGTGACTTGCAGGGATCGGCAACTTTTAGTGAGTTCATGTCTACACATTTTGTTTTGTCCATTCCTAGAATAATGGGCATTTTCCGGCAAATTTTCCCCAAGAACAATTTTATCATAAAAGGGCCGTGGGAACTTCCTACGCATTTCCCACGAAATTATTTTCCTATTATTTTCCTTTTTTCTAGTAGTGAATAGACTATAAACACTAAACTTATTTAATTAATATGGATTATTTTCCATTTTCCTATGTTAATTTTCGTTGGTAATTCGTAGGAAACGCTTATTTCCAACGAATTTATGACGAAAATGCTTTCAACAAAAATCGAGTCGATAAAACAATTTCTAATCGCCAATGACCCAGGTTTGATTCCTGCCCCTACTATTTAGTTTCGGTGGCACCTGGTAATGATGGAATACTAGGCGACTGCGAGTAGGAGGTGAttgctagttcgatccttgaactgaacGGGTTTTACTTCACCGCATTGTCGTGCGTTCGGGTTAGtcttcacgggcttcggcccaaGGTGAGAGTTTTCCCCGATTCGGAGACGGGTGTATctcgatgtggtgaatttcgccagtaacTCATTTAGAGGATTCGTTGGCCATTAAAAATATTCTGACCAATTTATACGCATTTCCTATGaacttattttctttttttttctattaGTGATTCGACTATAAACACCTAACTTATAGTGTTTGGATCAATGCAGAAGTTTGGAGCCGCAAATTTATCGCCCAGGGCATCACATTCCGGAACACCGCGGGGCCACAGGGAGAGCAAGCCCTTGCGGTCCTATCCTCTTCCGACAAATCAGCATTTTACCGCTGCAGCTTTGAAGGATACCAAGACACACTTCTTACTATGGCCTATACGCAATTCTATAAAGAATGCCAAATCTTTGGAACCGTAGATTTCATTTTTGGTGGCGCGAGAGCAGTTTTCCAAGATTGCAATATCTTTTTTCGAAAACCTTTACCAGGAGGCGGGTTAGTAGTAACGGCTCATGGAAGAAACAATGATTATGAACCTACTGGGTATTCATTTCAAGGGTGTAAGGTAACCGCCGCACCCGAGCTTAATCCGAGTAAGTATGCAAAAGCATTTCTAGGAAGGCCATGGTTTGGGCTGAGTCGAACTGTTTATATGCAATCTTTTCTTGATGGGTTGGTGGACCCACGAGGGTGGCTTGATAGTTGGGGTCACAAGGATACTGCTTATTGCGGAGAGTACATGAATTATGGGCCAGGTTCTTCTACTAATCAAAGGGTCAATTGGCCTCATTACCATGCCATAACAGATCCAAAGATAGCCAAGTTTTTCACGGTGGCCCATTTCATTTCGGGCTATTATTGGCTTCCTAAAACCGGCGTGCCTTTTACACCAGGGTTTGAAAACCGGCCCGTTCTACTAAATTGAATATTGATCATATTATAGGTGGGATTTTGCTGGGTACATTTACTAACTCAATAATATATAATGAACACTATATTCCTCATCTTGAGAAATCAAACATGACGAAAAATTGGGTCCAAGACATAAATCTAGTTCAAAACTCAAATCAAAGAAGACTAGAGGATCATGGATTGGTTTTTCATATCATAGTCCCTATTATACGTGATTATATAATGAAATATTGTACAAACTGTATCACTAATGAAGTTGTGATACCCTTTCTAAATTTATGCATTAAACATACAATGTTTTGCTATCAACATGTTTGACCTATTCTTCTTCTAGTTAAGTTTTATTTCGTGACCCGTTTATGATAAAGCATAGCTTAAATACACCCTTCAAGTAAATGTGGTTGAATTTACCACaatttcttttttattattttaaaagcTAAAAGGTGATGATTTTAAGCAAGGAGAATCTCATTTTAATGGAAAGATATCATCTTTTTGCTTCAAGTTGTAAAACAGTTCTGATACAAGCGTAAATCACTTGTTTGCGGTGGTTCTTCTAATAGGATCTAAAGAAGAACAAAGCCATGAATACGCCCATTCTCAGGAGCTTAGACGTAGTATGTTGTTTGTCCTTTTTGAGCATTTATAACAACCCTTGTGTCATGTTATCTTCGGGTTATTTAGTCCCTAACGCACCGTGTGACAGGTATGATGTTGGCTAATTTGcgttattttgaaaattttaggggttatGTTCTTGTATTTGGGACTATATTTATGGCGATATGGATGTTGTTGGATTTAGTTTTCAGGTTGGATGTGGGGATTCATTTAAATTTTGCAATTTGATGCAGGGTGGAAGCTTAGGGTCTTTTTACCCATACATGCTGATCTGTATCAGTTCGGGTCATAAGTTTGGTTGGTAAGTATCATCGTTTTTCTAGATTTCTTATGTATTTTTTTCAATAGTCTATTGTGAGGTTGGCTTCTAATTTGTCCCTATTAATTCGTTCATCCCAAGTCATTTTGGTCCTATCTCGTCCAAACCATCGCAATATCCCCTCTTGTATCATATCTGATACGAACAACTCTAAACCTTTCCCTTAgaacctcatttcttatccgatctaACCTTGTATACCCGCACATCCATCTCAACATCCTTATCTCTGCTACTTCCATCTTGTATCTTGTGTGTCTGTGTCTTCTTGAAGGCCCAAGAGTCCGCTCCATACAGCATAGCAGGTCTAACTAAGACCCTATAAAATTTCCCCTTTAATTTAGTTTGGAACCTCGTGTCACACAATACCCTAGTGGTTGCTCTCCACCTATACCATCTAGCATGGATGCCATGCACTACATCACTAACTATCTCCCTGTCCCTTTGTACAGAAGATCCTAAATATTTAAACTTAGTTGCCTGTGGAACCCCTTAACCGTGAATGGTGATCTAAGTATTGTCGTCGTCACTTACATCACTGAAATCACAATAAAGATACTGAGTCTTAGAGTGACTAGTCCTTAGACCCTAGCCCTCTAAAGTTGCTCGCCACTCCTCTAATCTCGCATTCAAGCTCTGTTTAGTCTCCGCCATTAGCACAATATCATATGCATACACCATTGAACTATCTTTTGAATCGATCTAGATAACTCATCCAACACTACCTTGAAAAGAAACTGACTAAACGCAGATCCTTGGTGGAGTCCTACCTTCACCGGGTTAGAATCGGTAATCCCTACAGGCGTACGAACATTAGGTTTAGTCCTAACATACATATCCTTAACTATGTCTATGTACTTACTAGAACCCCCTTAACCTTTAAGGTTCGGTTATTGAAGGTCGATTGGTTTACAATATCTAAAAAGGTGGGACCACCgatggttatttttaaagttgggaccgTTACCGGTCCAGGactaatagttgggattattaaaattcaTTATTCCCAAAAAAATACATGAAAGAATAAATAAGACGATCGTCATTGGTGGCCGGCACTATGATGGCCCTAAAAACGATAAGTGGGGCCTCCAACACGACATGAACACCAACTGAAGGCGTTGTCATATATGCGTGGTGTTCTTTGCGACACTGTTCGGCCACATCAACGCcactaaattatatatatattgttgacgaaggatgatgaatagtaactttatttttataataatatatagttttgtattattttttatttaatatattataactaGGTTATTCCCCGGGTAGATACCCGGGTTggaaaatttaaattacaatcaAAAGCAACAATAATATACGGGTTCAATAGTCATCAACACACCCTTAAATCTTTTTATGAATACGTGTGTTGAGAAAtgatatgttttttattttttgaaaaaaaaatacgtTTAAACATGAACCTTGAAATAAAATAAACGTTCCGTTACTTATGGCTTGTGTTTATAACTTTGCTAGCTGACCATCCACATCCCCAAACCTCACATCACACAAACCCCTCTATACACTCAGGAAAAAGACACGGTCAACTATAGAAAGCAATTTCATAGGTCTCCATAATTTCTCTAACCACGTAATCAATCTCACGTATAACTTATTAAATGTCTTGGCTATACATATATTTACTACGTTACTGAAATGCATCATGATAGGCGACAACTGTATGCAGCAAATTATATACAGTCTAAactttaaaatctttttatttttaatatatgctCAAATACATCATTGCATGTAACTGGATACAAACATATTACACCACATCGTCCACTTCGATCAAAATCATGCAAAAATAGCATCAAATACTCATTCACAATATTCACACAAAATATAAACACAATATTAAACATTACACCACACCGCCTCAAAATACTCCCCTCTAGTTCCTTTCACCTTTGGTTTTAATGCCAAATAGCATGTGGTTGAAGATCTCTACAACCAAAATCAAGTAAAATAGTCAGTTATGAGTTATTGATTATAACTTACTGACATCAATGTATTGTGGGTCTTAATTAAATTTTAAGTTGAACCCATATTTTTTTTCtgaacggcaaatttcttttagCCGTGTCGTCTATGGGACCCATCAAATGCTTATAGAAAAAGATGTTGAAAGGCAAATAAAAAACCAAACCTTTGATTTAAGCATtagatttaataaaataaataatctGATAGTGGTATATGCTTATgattattgaaaaaaaaaaaaaacaaacctttaatTTTCTTGATAGAAACCTAAGCCTATCCATGGTGAAGAATTTGGACCAGTTCCAGTTACTTGaattaaataatcaaaacaaCATTGAACACAATCACCTGCTCACTCAAGTGAATATGCTATTATGCTATAATTCCATTAGCTTAAGCAATCTAAAACTCATAATGCCCACATATACATGCATATATATTGCATAGTGGTAGTCCAGCAGTAAGGAAATTAGGGTGATATATCCGACCAAACCTTGTTGACCCATCTACACAACCCTCTCAGAGCTGAGAAAATGGATCCAACGGCTAAATTGTTTGAATTTTCAGCGATGTGTACTCCAATTTCCTTACGCCCAAGACTTAGCAGGACCATCTTTATCCCATTTTATTCTTAGATCCTTTACGACTACATGCTTATATTTGACTTCTAGAGTTCCGATGCCTAAACTTGTGCATTTGCAAGCATCCTATATTCCATACTTTAGATAAGGGGTTGCTCAAATTACAATATTCGATGTCTGAATTATGATTAGAAGAACAATATTATTACAATAATAATCTAAAGCTATAGATAAAACGATTTAAAATATTGACTTTTTATCCATTAAAGGACTTTGTGAGACCCCTTACTCTTTATGCTAAAACTTCTAATATagcatgtttaaaataaagcacAACCTACATCGCCATATCCTAACTAAATGGGTCATCATTGTCACCTACTAACCTCTGATAGAACTTGGTATTACTGAATACTAACAGAGAATATTACCAATTCTATCGTCTCCCAAAAATTGCTATACTGTGAGTAGTTGGATTTGACAGACATtgctagggatgagcatttggtaacaggtaccggtaccgaaccgtaccgggtATTCGGTACCGATACCCAATTTCCCCGTTTTTTGGTACCGGtactggtacggtaccggtatttatgGGTAAAACACCGGTAAACATTTACGGGTACCGGTGCCCACTTTTCATGTTTTTCGGTACCGAAGGGGTACCATGCTCATCCCTAGATATAACAATGTTTAAAAGCACTCACCCACAGAAAACGCAGTTTCTTCTTCGAATCTCCCAACAGAAAGTCAACCATCGAGTTCAAATTTCTCTAgcatatacatataaaaattacttgtgagtgcatgaaaaagaaaggaaaaaaagAGTAATTATATAAACTAAACAACACATGGTCTTGAAGAGCAAATGCAAACGTTGAACATAAAAGCACAAGAAATCATCCAATATGGTCTCTTGAAAACAACATGCAAGTAACTTAAAAAAACCATACAAGCAGGAACAGTCACCCGTATAGTATAGTATTTTTTTTCTCCATTTTCTCTAATATGCATATGCTAATAGataaaaaaagatttattatTCTGCTAAATGCCTACTACCAAAAGGTCTACTCGATATCTTTTCAGAAGTAACTACCAACTATCAATTAACAAAACAATTCGTTATTAGAACAAAATTATGTATAAACTAAAGTAATCTACGAAGTTAGTTACCTGAAATAGTACAAGTGCTCTTAACCTGCATCGTTTAATCTCTAGTAGCAACTTGTCAAACTTGTAGTTTCCACTAATATTGATCTTAGCAACCAATGAAGCTTCTTTTGAAGAATTTCTCAAATGGTCTGGATGATCACAACATTGCAAAAACAAATAGGCAATAAAGAATCATTTACCAAACTGAATGTGAACCACTACAATATGTGAACCTTATGGATATAGGTGAGAATATCATGAGTGGAGATGGCACATACATGGCTAGGTGAATTGTGTTTCCCACTAAAAAGGTCAAGCAAGAGAGTGCTAAAGATGTACATGACACTTTTTGGTGTTACCTTCCTGCACATTcaagaaaaaaaacaattaaaaaatatatCAAGAGGATTTAATACAATACAAACTAAGACAAAATGATAACACATATGAATAAGAAGAGCTTTTAATTCAGTAAATTTGAGAGGGCCATATTTTAAGTTTACATTCTTCTTATCCGAGATAGTTGATGTTCTAAAACttgttttatgaaaaaaaaaaagtacCCGGCTAAATTTCGCTTGAGACCCTAAAATAGGTTGAGTCGTCTTGGTTTACACACGAGTCACTTGATTCCGGTATATGAACAAAACTGCCAATTCAACATTTTGTAAG from Helianthus annuus cultivar XRQ/B chromosome 7, HanXRQr2.0-SUNRISE, whole genome shotgun sequence includes the following:
- the LOC110867237 gene encoding pectinesterase — protein: MKVTLFLCFISLLLSFSSKPTTVTAAVTVGTITWWCRQTPHYKTCNHYVARHYSFTAPITANQFLGMTIQSAIDEARAAYNKTHIIESTYPNVPGKSLWGSCVDYFDRTASTLNMALNPDHDLQPTPLDVQTWLSAGLTYITVCHKGFELINMTNTMLPVITTILTELIVNSLAISVTIPSSNTNGLANVNFSDEYNLADLANEKPDVVVAKDGSGDFTSIQKAVDYAMIHRMPRKRLVIYVKAGIYKEYVEIPETVKYITMYGDGINKTIITGNRHCGGDMLKTSKAGDLQGSATFKVWSRKFIAQGITFRNTAGPQGEQALAVLSSSDKSAFYRCSFEGYQDTLLTMAYTQFYKECQIFGTVDFIFGGARAVFQDCNIFFRKPLPGGGLVVTAHGRNNDYEPTGYSFQGCKVTAAPELNPSKYAKAFLGRPWFGLSRTVYMQSFLDGLVDPRGWLDSWGHKDTAYCGEYMNYGPGSSTNQRVNWPHYHAITDPKIAKFFTVAHFISGYYWLPKTGVPFTPGFENRPVLLN